In Trifolium pratense cultivar HEN17-A07 linkage group LG7, ARS_RC_1.1, whole genome shotgun sequence, a genomic segment contains:
- the LOC123898034 gene encoding protein SHORT-ROOT-like, producing MYHKENQNMEISPYNTSKKKTHMKKLNHQNNNFIVQEASTIDMMHTSSSNNHQTSSDSSETCHHDQDGKWSSKLLKECAIAISNRDSSKIHHLLWMLNELSSPYGDIDQKLASYFLQALFSKATQSGQKCYKTLSSIAHKNHSFDSSRKLILKFQEVSPWTTFGHVASNGAILEALEGEKKLHIIDISNTLCTQWPTLLEALATRNDETPHLKLTIVVTNNISSVIVMKEVGQRMEKFARLMGVPFELNVISGLKHLRELTKERLGVQEDEAIALNCVGALRRVEVEERENLIQFFKSLNPRVVTFVEEEGDFISNDFVKCFEECLKFYTIYFDMLEESFAPTSNEKLMLERECSRSIVRVLACDHEFDDNDDDEDGGDDCEKREKGTQWFERLKNEFSPSGFSDDVVDDVKALLKRYQSGWSLIVPQGDDNQKGIYLKWKEEVVVWASTWKP from the coding sequence ATGTATCATAAAGAGAATCAAAACATGGAGATAAGTCCTTACAATActtcaaagaaaaaaacacacatGAAGAAGTTGAACcatcaaaacaataattttattgttcaaGAAGCTTCAACAATAGACATGATGCATACATCATCAAGCAATAATCATCAAACATCTTCAGATTCAAGTGAGACATGTCATCATGATCAAGATGGTAAATGGTCTTCTAAACTTCTCAAAGAGTGTGCAATAGCAATATCTAATAGAGATTCATCCAaaattcatcatcttctttGGATGTTAAATGAGTTATCTTCACCTTATGGAGATATTGATCAAAAACTAGCTTCATATTTTCTACAAGCTCTTTTTTCTAAGGCAACACAATCTGGTCAAAAGTGTTACAAAACTCTTTCATCAATTGCTCACAAGAACCATTCTTTTGAttcatcaagaaaattaatACTCAAGTTTCAAGAGGTAAGTCCTTGGACAACTTTTGGACATGTAGCATCAAATGGTGCTATTTTAGAAGCTTTAGAAGGAGAGAAAAAACTTCACATAATTGATATTAGTAACACACTTTGTACTCAATGGCCTACTCTTCTAGAAGCTTTAGCTACAAGAAATGATGAAACACCTCACCTTAAACTCACAATTGTTGTCACAAATAATATTTCTAGTGTTATTGTCATGAAAGAAGTTGGTCAAAGAATGGAGAAATTTGCTAGGTTAATGGGAGTACCTTTTGAATTAAATGTTATTAGTGGTTTGAAACATTTAAGGGAGTTAACAAAAGAAAGATTAGGAGTTCAAGAAGATGAAGCAATAGCTTTGAATTGTGTTGGAGCATTAAGAAGAGTTGAAgttgaagaaagagaaaatttgattcaatttttcaaatctctTAATCCTAGAGTTGTTACATTTGTTGAGGAAGAAGGTGATTTTATTAGTAATGATTTTGTTAAATGTTTTGAAGAGTGTCTTAAATTTTacacaatttattttgatatgtTGGAAGAGAGTTTTGCACCAACAAGTAATGAGAAATTGATGTTAGAAAGAGAGTGTTCAAGAAGCATAGTTAGGGTTTTGGCTTGTGATCACGAATTCGACGATaacgatgatgatgaagatggtgGTGATGATTgtgagaaaagagaaaaaggaaCACAATGGTTTGAAAGGCTTAAGAATGAATTTTCACCTAGTGGGTTTAGTGATGATGTTGTGGATGATGTCAAAGCTTTGCTAAAAAGATATCAAAGTGGTTGGTCACTTATTGTGCCTCAAGGAGATGATAATCAAAAAGGAATTTATCTAAAATGGAAGGAGGAAGTAGTTGTTTGGGCATCAACATGGAAACCCTAG
- the LOC123898961 gene encoding uncharacterized protein LOC123898961 gives MENKNGDDSFPVVKLSDCLEELLNFTLNYHSNLLNLQTQFCSTLLKQQENDSFSYFDSLEGVPPYPLYKRVASALLKCIDSQVFCSKSCNFEMMNSKFENSTMQKKHNEWQKLILEKGSEIVNILKSVKSVSFELHVQEPFFTQLKDGLKTIEGRCASDKYNRIELGNLILLNKSVVFEVQGVRRYPSFFNMLETENLGEVLPGVESVEEGVKIYRRFYTEEKEQTNGVLAITVSKLPVQPYTSLASLFSGLSYEGIQGLLGLMHTIGTVPNALPPPRSILLASFNLPCNPNENALTDGARALAKHACRSSSGYWGSLVGNDSNKNKLAMDVINNLIEHCCWMNIHIVPPHGNVFEIRVADGYGARWTEDGSKFIGFLEPYMQDGHSKGWKH, from the exons ATGGAAAACAAAAATGGTGACGATTCTTTTCCGGTGGTGAAGCTCAGTGATTGTTTGGAAGAGCTTCTCAACTTCACTCTCAATTATCACTCTAATCTTCTCAATCTCCAAACCCAATTTTGCTCTACTCTCCTCAAACAACAAGAAAATgattctttttcttattttg ATTCTTTGGAAGGTGTGCCACCATATCCTTTATACAAGCGTGTTGCTTCAGCTCTGTTGAAGTGTATTGATTCTCAAGTATTTTGTAGTAAAAGCTGCAATTTTGAGATGATGAACAGTAAATTTGAAAATTCTACCATGCAGAAGAAACATAATGAATggcaaaaattgattttggaaaAAGGGTCTGAAATAGTTAAT ATTTTGAAGAGTGTGAAGAGTGTTTCCTTTGAACTCCATGTTCAAGAACCTTTTTTTACACAGCTAAAAG ATGGCCTGAAAACAATTGAGGGGAGGTGTGCCAGTGACAAATACAACAG GATTGAATTAGGAAATCTGATTCTCTTAAATAAGTCTGTGGTGTTTGAAGTTCAG GGAGTAAGGCGGTATCCTTCATTTTTTAACATGTTGGAGACAGAAAACCTTGGAGAAGTTCTTCCAGGAGTTGAAAGTGTTGAAGAAG GTGTAAAGATCTATCGGAGATTTTACACAGAAGAGAAGGAACAGACAAATGGCGTTCTTGCAATTACTGTATCAAAACTCCCGGTTCAACCATACACTTCTTTAGCTAGCTTATTTTCT GGATTAAGCTATGAGGGCATTCAAGGTCTTCTCGGTCTAATGCATACCATTGGCACAGTTCCTAATGCACTTCCGCCACCAAGATCAATTCTGTTAGCATCGTTTAATTTACCATGCAATCCCAAC GAAAATGCCTTGACTGATGGAGCTCGGGCATTGGCCAAGCATGCCTGTAGGAGTAGCAGTGGTTATTGGGGATCTCTGGTTGGGAATG ATTCTAATAAAAATAAGCTTGCAATGGATGTTATTAACAACTTAATAGAACATTGTTGTTGGATGAATATACACATAGTCCCGCCACATGGAAATGTCTTTGAAATAAGGGTTGCTGATGGATATGGTGCACGTTGGACAGAAGATGGAAGCAAG TTTATTGGATTTTTAGAGCCATACATGCAAGATGGTCACTCAAAGGGATGGAAGCATTAG
- the LOC123898962 gene encoding uncharacterized protein LOC123898962: MKMFIAKSTKGLLSIIVIIILILPQIAAQAVSPADSPADNVSEQIIQKDNTIRVDPLDNFKKYRGGFNITNKNYWSSVIFTGVYGYAIGIFFLLCGIVYGVFLIINKFYHHKNEGRKRTKVFPCNYKSCDVSLIHLALFLMLIAIVATGLVLIGSARFHSEAKTSVDIIIKTANKASETIHKTTEALKGMESNSMEANVNVTASSNLDSAAEKLDDASANIETQARKNRRLINNGLKIVFVTTTMIMCLNLVAVTVLSVSGVLRLRRTLYLFVVLCWLMTVLCWIFFGLYFFLQKFSSDACIALDNFQENPYNNSLSSILPCQELLKAKPVLSQFSAGIYDLVNEVNANISMQATTYPNLVHVCNPFSAPPNYFYEPENCPDNTIRIGDIPKVLKPFTCLDANDGTCENGNFITNSEYAKVETYTNSIQDLLNVYPSMEHLLECQLVKDAFSQVLVNHCKPMKRYAKMAWVGMVFLGVIMVLLILLWTIKASHQHCYHISDGSVEPHFEVPNGLKSRVDKEIEI; the protein is encoded by the exons ATGAAGATGTTCATAGCCAAAAGCACCAAAGGGTTGTTATCTATAATAGTGATCATAATCTTGATTCTACCACAAATTGCTGCACAAGCTGTCTCACCTGCTGATTCTCCTGCAG ATAATGTGTCAGAACAGATTATACAGAAGGATAATACAATTAGAGTTGATCCTTTAGATAATTTCAAAAAGTATAGAGGAGGATTTAACATCACCAACAAGAATTATTGGAGT TCTGTGATATTCACTGGAGTATATGGATATGCAATTGGAATTTTCTTCCTTCTATGTGGAATAGTGTATGGagtttttttgataatcaaCAAGTTTTATCATCACAAAAATGAAGGAAGAAAAAGAACGAAGGTGTTTCCTTGTAATTACAAGAGTTGTGATGTTTCCCTAATTCATCTGGCTTTATTTCTCATGCTAATAGCCAT AGTTGCAACAGGACTAGTTCTTATAGGGAGTGCAAGATTCCATTCAGAAGCCAAAACATCAGTTGATATCATAATCAAAACAGCAAACAAAGCATCAGAAACAATACACAAAACAACAGAAGCATTAAAAGGCATGGAGAGTAATTCGATGGAAGCCAATGTCAATGTTACGGCTTCTTCAAATCTCGACTCTGCAGCTGAAAAACTTGATGATGCATCTGCAAATATTGAAACACAAGCTAGAAAGAATAGGCGCCTTATCAACAATGGCTTGAAAATAGT GTTTGTAACTACTACAATGATTATGTGCTTGAACTTGGTTGCTGTAACAGTTTTGTCAG TTTCTGGAGTACTAAGGTTAAGGAGGACACTTTACCT GTTTGTTGTACTTTGCTGGTTGATGACAGTGTTATGCTGGATATTCTTTGGACTCTATTTCTTCTTACAAAA ATTTTCTAGTGATGCATGCATAGCTCTTGACAACTTTCAAGAAAATCCTTATAACAACAGCCTAAGTTCCATTCTCCCATGTCAAGAATTGCTCAAAGCAAAACCAGTTCTATCTCAATTTAGTGCTGGCATCTATGATCTTGTTAATGAG GTGAATGCAAACATATCAATGCAGGCAACAACATATCCAAACCTTGTTCATGTTTGCAATCCTTTCTCAGCACCACCAAATTATTTCTACGAGCCCGAGAATTGTCCCGATAATACTATACGAATAGGAGACATTCCAAAG GTATTGAAGCCTTTTACTTGTTTGGATGCAAATGATGGGACATGTGAGAATGGAAATTTCATAACAAATAGTGAATATGCAAAAGTTGAAACTTATACAAATTCAATACAAGACTTATTGAATGTGTATCCAAGTATGGAACATTTGTTAGAATGCCAACTTGTAAAAGATGCATTCTCTCAAGTTCTTGTTAATCACTGCAAGCCTATGAAGAGATATGCTAAGATGGCTTGGGTAGGAATGGTGTTCCTTGGTGTGATTATGGTTTTGTTGATTCTGCTTTGGACTATAAAAGCTAGTCATCAACATTGTTATCATATTTCAGATGGTTCTGTGGAGCCACATTTTGAAGTACCAAATGGCTTGAAATCAAGAGTAGATAAAGAGATTGAGATTTGA
- the LOC123897696 gene encoding uncharacterized protein LOC123897696 has translation MAISSGTGNHQEQHAHGNLDPAIYWTPEEQATLEDLLTEYASISNITLRYAEIVPALNDKSVRDVALRVRWMNVNKKEDIRRRKDGHNLARKSKGKKMLTKSQERVSDPAAKSSQFSAARPNVPPYAQPMIRIDNDNAIPYAAIGGPTAELLEQHTRALSQISANLSSRQIYENLYLLCRIRDNFFRIIMNERKDSSEVMKKMPSPPWNMNEELANYILPLFLYQPQ, from the exons ATGGCGATTTCATCTGGGACTGGTAACCATCAAGAACAACATGCTCATGGCAATTTGGATCCTGCTATATATTGGACCCCCGAAGAACAAGCTACTCTTGAAGATTTACTCACAGA GTATGCCTCAATATCGAACATAACATTACGTTATGCAGAGATAGTTCCAGCGCTAAATGATAAGAGCGTTAGGGATGTGGCACTGCGAGTCAGGTGGATGAACGTAAAC AAGAAAGAAGATATCAGGAGAAGGAAGGATGGTCACAATTTGGCACGAAAAAGTAAAGGCAAAAAG ATGCTTACCAAAAGTCAGGAAAGGGTGTCTGACCCTGCAGCAAAATCATCTCAATTTTCTGCTGCTCGACCCAATGTCCCTCCATATGCGCAACCAATGATTCGAATTGACAATGATAATGCCATCCCATATGCAG CAATTGGAGGTCCTACTGCTGAGCTATTAGAGCAACATACACGAGCCTTGAGCCAAATCTCTGCAAATCTTTCCTCTCGCCAG ATATATGAGAACCTCTATCTTTTGTGCCGAATTAGAGACAACTTCTTTAGAATAATAATGAATGA GAGGAAGGATTCATCAGAAGTGATGAAGAAAATGCCATCTCCTCCTTGGAATATGAATGAAGAGCTGGCCAATTACATACTTCCATTATTTCTTTACCAGCCTCAGTAA